One window of Alosa sapidissima isolate fAloSap1 chromosome 21, fAloSap1.pri, whole genome shotgun sequence genomic DNA carries:
- the lgals17 gene encoding galectin 17 yields MTNHPSNSTTSNLPLYLGIVLSVCSSIQGSMISTSCDVGQSAVLPCLVSSLHRSPPSPYIQWLSTSETVFEGMGTEKFQGHGYEGRANVPQQMLEQGNCSLFLEDVRLTDSGVYESYLVVGNTKVKRKVLLQSVQFIVRDHKLKKTVERGRDLELELYTPQAKQVVFQPRRLSQWDVLWKKKGEGSQMTQHPRAREGSLTVVIENITWNDEGTYRVLDENGLALSTVMVTVTEPSPDKPEQTQQKRQFLEDRSAGSRSYPGLPLFLLCGFMLYFI; encoded by the exons ATGACCAACCACCCTTCAAACTCAACCACCTCAAACCTACCACTGTATCTTGGGATTGTCTTATCTGTCT GTTCCTCTATCCAGGGTTCGATGATCTCCACATCATGTGATGTAGGGCAGTCTGCAGTGCTGCCCTGCCTAGTCTCCTCACTTCACCGGTCTCCACCCTCTCCTTACATACAGTGGCTGAGCACGTCGGAAACAGTGTTTGAGGGCATGGGCACAGAGAAGTTTCAGGGCCACGGGTATGAGGGACGAGCCAATGTGCCCCAGCAAATGCTGGAACAAGGCAACTGCTCTTTGTTTCTGGAAGACGTCCGGCTGACGGACTCTGGCGTGTACGAAAGCTACCTGGTGGTTGGCAATACGAAAGTGAAAAGGAAGGTTTTGCTGCAGAGTGTTCAGTTCATTGTCAGGG ACCACAAGCTGAAGAAGAcggtggagagggggagggaccTGGAGCTGGAGCTTTACACTCCTCAGGCCAAGCAAGTGGTGTTTCAGCCCCGGAGGCTCTCCCAGTGGGATGTCCTTTGGAAGAAGAAAGGGGAAGGGTCCCAGATGACCCAGCATCCCCGGGCCAGGGAAGGCAGCTTGACGGTTGTCATTGAAAACATCACATGGAACGATGAGGGCACCTACCGTGTGTTGGATGAAAATGGATTGGCTCTGAGCACGGTGATGGTCACAGTAACAG AACCTAGCCCTGACAAGCCAGAACAGACTCAACAGAAAAGGCAATTCCTTGAGG ACCGATCAGCAGGCAGCAGGTCCTATCCAGGCCTCCCCCTCTTCTTGCTCTGTGGCTTTATGCTTTATTTCATTTGA
- the LOC121696079 gene encoding uncharacterized protein LOC121696079 — MVHWLALTLNLLLLCAGQDLSAASSQTYIVQPNDNATLSCNISHWPSASQPITVSWFHYRDDELKPVMVTEFSKLFKTYMRIQNENNPPPDSNNEVDPWKLLIIGVKESDLGVYHCLLQRHNKALIVEASIRLSFTGETSGEQGSPLNWTLLACVGLAAAFLGASVTFSIARYQANRSSDNPGNKDLKGIDLHYASLKCHGINGQKKLTRPPDVTYATVASRSPVGVSGLLH; from the exons ATGGTGCACTGGCTGGCATTAACACTGAATCTGCTTCTATTAT GTGCTGGACAAGATCTTTCTGCAGCTAGCTCTCAGACTTACATTGTGCAACCCAATGACAATGCCACTCTGTCCTGTAATATCTCACATTGGCCTTCAGCTAGTCAGCCTATTACAGTTTCATGGTTCCACTACCGTGACGATGAGTTGAAACCAGTGATGGTCACAGAATTTTCTAAACTTTTCAAAACTTACATGAGGATCCAGAATGAGAACAACCCCCCGCCAGATTCAAACAACGAAGTTGACCCATGGAAGCTTTTAATTATAGGAGTGAAAGAGTCTGATTTGGGGGTGTATCACTGTTTGCTTCAACGACACAACAAAGCGCTGATTGTTGAGGCAAGCATCAGATTGTCATTCACAG GCGAGACAAGTGGAGAGCAGGGGTCTCCCCTCAACTGGACCCTCCTGGCTTGTGTAGGGCTTGCTGCAGCCTTTCTAGGGGCGTCTGTCACCTTCTCCATAGCTCGCTACCAAG CAAACCGCAGCTCCGACAACCCTGGGAATAAAGATCTAAAG GGCATTGATCTGCATTATGCCAGCCTGAAATGCCACGGTATAAATGGTCAGAAAAAACTCACTCGTCCCCCAGATGTGACCTACGCCACCGTGGCCAGTCGTTCTCCTGTCGGTGTCAGTGGTCTTCTTCACTGA